A single genomic interval of Nonomuraea rubra harbors:
- a CDS encoding TrpB-like pyridoxal phosphate-dependent enzyme encodes MNERVKYTLSEDDIPHSWLNIAADFGAAAPILDPATGEPVSLAELAKSMAEPLIEQELSTEPEFEIPGPVRDIYRQWRPTPMYRARRLERVLDTPARIYYKYEGVAPSGSLKPNSAVPQAYYNKQAGRTGLVTETGAGQWGTAIASAAAMFGMTAKVFMVGVSFRQKPYRRALMESYGAVCSASPSPETAAGRAILAEDPDHPGSLGIAKSEAMEVAWSNPELGYTRGSSLNHVCAHQTVIGQEAIAQMALAEDYPDIVVGPCGGGSTLAGMCFPFLRDKLRNGRDIRLIAAEPVACPTLTRGRIAYDHSDAARLTPLSRMHTLGHRFVPPPVHAGGLRAHDSSPLISQAVENGLMEAVALRQVAVFEAGITFARAEGILPAPESSHAVRAAIDEALRCREEGRSKAILIALSGHGHFDLAAYEKYLNGTLPDDEPSEEVFQQGLDSIPQLATL; translated from the coding sequence TTGAACGAGCGCGTCAAATACACCCTGTCCGAGGACGACATCCCCCACTCCTGGCTCAACATCGCCGCGGACTTCGGGGCCGCGGCGCCCATCCTGGACCCCGCGACGGGCGAGCCGGTCAGCCTCGCGGAGCTCGCCAAGTCGATGGCGGAGCCGCTGATCGAGCAGGAGCTCAGCACCGAGCCGGAGTTCGAGATCCCCGGGCCCGTCCGCGACATCTACCGGCAGTGGCGGCCGACCCCGATGTACCGGGCCCGCAGGCTGGAGCGCGTGCTGGACACCCCGGCACGCATCTACTACAAGTACGAGGGCGTCGCGCCGAGCGGCAGCCTCAAGCCGAACTCGGCGGTCCCGCAGGCGTACTACAACAAGCAGGCCGGCCGGACCGGCCTGGTCACGGAGACCGGCGCGGGCCAGTGGGGCACCGCGATCGCGTCGGCCGCCGCGATGTTCGGGATGACCGCGAAGGTGTTCATGGTCGGGGTCAGCTTCCGGCAGAAGCCGTACCGGCGGGCGCTGATGGAGTCGTACGGCGCCGTCTGCTCCGCCAGCCCCAGCCCGGAGACGGCGGCCGGGCGGGCCATCCTGGCGGAGGACCCGGACCACCCGGGCAGCCTGGGCATCGCCAAGTCCGAGGCGATGGAGGTGGCGTGGAGCAACCCCGAGCTGGGCTACACCCGGGGCAGCTCGCTGAACCACGTGTGCGCGCACCAGACCGTCATCGGCCAGGAGGCGATCGCCCAGATGGCGCTCGCCGAGGACTACCCCGACATCGTGGTCGGCCCGTGCGGCGGCGGCAGCACGCTGGCCGGGATGTGCTTCCCGTTCCTGCGGGACAAGCTGCGCAACGGCCGCGACATCCGGCTCATCGCCGCGGAGCCGGTCGCCTGCCCCACCCTGACCAGGGGCAGGATCGCCTACGACCACTCCGACGCGGCGCGGCTCACCCCGCTGTCGCGGATGCACACGCTGGGCCACCGGTTCGTGCCGCCGCCGGTGCACGCCGGCGGCCTGCGGGCGCACGACAGCTCGCCGCTGATCAGCCAGGCCGTCGAGAACGGGCTGATGGAGGCGGTCGCGCTGCGGCAGGTGGCGGTCTTCGAGGCGGGGATCACGTTCGCCCGCGCCGAGGGCATCCTGCCGGCGCCCGAGTCCAGCCACGCGGTGAGGGCCGCCATCGACGAGGCGCTGCGGTGCCGCGAGGAGGGGCGTTCCAAGGCGATCCTCATCGCGCTGTCGGGGCACGGGCACTTCGACCTGGCGGCGTACGAGAAGTACCTGAACGGCACGCTGCCTGACGACGAGCCCAGCGAGGAGGTGTTCCAGCAGGGGCTGGACAGCATCCCGCAGCTCGCCACGTTGTAG
- a CDS encoding transglutaminase-like domain-containing protein: MTADLAATAFLDAGHPVVRDFATRATAGAATPADRAVRLYYAVRDDILYDVYDIDMSRDGLRASTVISRGSGFCLHKSIVYAAAARSLGIPARLVFADVRNHLASGRLKELVGGDVFRFHGLVSIRLDGRWVKATPVFNKTLCRLYRLKPLEFDGTADSVYHPFDESGRRHMEFLRWHGEFDDFPYELVLDAFRTEHPRLLDGHDQTVKGSLTAEASAQISIV, from the coding sequence ATGACCGCTGACCTGGCCGCCACCGCGTTCCTGGACGCCGGCCATCCCGTGGTGCGGGACTTCGCCACCCGCGCGACCGCCGGCGCCGCGACCCCCGCCGACCGGGCGGTACGGCTCTACTACGCGGTCCGGGACGACATCCTCTACGACGTCTACGACATCGACATGTCCCGCGACGGGCTGCGGGCCAGCACGGTCATCTCCCGCGGCAGCGGCTTCTGCCTGCACAAGTCGATCGTCTACGCCGCCGCCGCCCGGTCGCTGGGCATCCCGGCCAGGCTGGTCTTCGCCGACGTCCGCAACCACCTGGCCTCCGGGCGGCTCAAGGAGCTCGTCGGCGGCGACGTGTTCCGCTTCCACGGCCTGGTCTCGATCCGGCTGGACGGCCGCTGGGTGAAGGCGACCCCGGTGTTCAACAAGACCCTCTGCCGCCTGTACCGGCTCAAGCCGCTGGAGTTCGACGGCACCGCCGACAGCGTCTACCACCCGTTCGACGAGTCCGGGCGGCGGCACATGGAGTTCCTGCGATGGCACGGGGAGTTCGACGACTTCCCGTACGAGCTGGTCCTGGACGCGTTCAGGACGGAGCACCCCCGGCTGCTGGACGGCCACGACCAAACCGTGAAGGGCTCGCTGACAGCCGAGGCGAGTGCCCAGATCTCGATCGTGTGA
- a CDS encoding acyl-CoA dehydrogenase family protein has protein sequence MYEWSEEHRELRAEFAHWYETLGEGHLEADRDSGLPPRAWERVRASGLLRLPFHAEWGGRGLDLLSTMYVLEGLGEGCRDGGLCFSICTQIVSAGIPLQRFGSAELKARHLPGICDGGTITAHAITDPNGGSDVLGMGMTAKPDGDDWILDGDKVFVTNGPVADLIVVYALTDASLGPFGLTAFLVERGTEGVLAGADVPKMGLRTSPLGELSLRGCRVPAANVLGRPGMGFAVLDHVMRWEILCSFIVQVGAMQHRLDRCVEHATRRRQFGRPIGSFQMIADQIVDMKIGVETSRRWLYDAAEGFVRGRDVTTDIAIAKVLASEANVKSALSAVQIFGGRGYLTETGLEKDLRDAVGGTIYSGTSEMQRIRIARMLGLKESQT, from the coding sequence ATGTACGAGTGGAGCGAAGAGCATCGCGAGCTCAGAGCCGAGTTCGCGCACTGGTACGAGACGCTGGGCGAGGGCCACCTCGAAGCCGACAGGGACTCCGGGCTGCCGCCGCGCGCGTGGGAGCGGGTGCGCGCCTCGGGGCTGCTGCGGCTGCCGTTCCACGCCGAATGGGGCGGCCGCGGCCTCGACCTGCTCAGCACCATGTACGTTCTGGAGGGGCTGGGCGAGGGCTGCCGGGACGGCGGCCTGTGCTTCTCGATCTGCACGCAGATCGTCAGCGCCGGGATCCCGCTGCAGCGCTTCGGCAGCGCCGAGCTCAAGGCCCGCCACCTGCCGGGCATCTGCGACGGGGGCACGATCACCGCGCACGCGATCACCGACCCGAACGGCGGCTCCGACGTGCTGGGCATGGGCATGACGGCCAAGCCCGACGGCGACGACTGGATCCTCGACGGGGACAAGGTGTTCGTGACGAACGGCCCGGTGGCCGATCTGATCGTGGTGTACGCGCTGACCGACGCGAGCCTGGGCCCGTTCGGCCTGACCGCGTTCCTGGTGGAGCGCGGCACCGAGGGGGTGCTGGCCGGCGCTGACGTGCCGAAGATGGGCCTGCGCACCTCGCCGCTCGGCGAGCTGTCGCTGCGCGGCTGCCGCGTCCCGGCGGCGAACGTGCTGGGCCGGCCCGGCATGGGCTTCGCGGTGCTGGACCACGTGATGCGCTGGGAGATCCTGTGCTCGTTCATCGTCCAGGTCGGGGCGATGCAGCACCGGCTGGACCGGTGCGTCGAGCACGCCACGCGGCGCCGCCAGTTCGGCCGCCCGATCGGCTCGTTCCAGATGATCGCCGACCAGATCGTGGACATGAAGATCGGGGTGGAGACCTCGCGGCGCTGGCTGTACGACGCGGCGGAGGGGTTCGTCCGCGGCCGGGACGTCACCACGGACATCGCGATCGCGAAGGTGCTGGCCAGCGAGGCGAACGTCAAGTCGGCGCTGTCGGCCGTGCAGATCTTCGGCGGGCGCGGCTACCTGACCGAGACCGGCCTGGAGAAGGACCTGCGGGACGCGGTCGGCGGCACCATCTACTCCGGCACCTCGGAGATGCAACGGATCCGCATCGCGCGGATGCTCGGCCTCAAGGAGTCACAGACATGA
- a CDS encoding ectoine synthase: MIIRKLSEVEPVAWGNGLSHRFLVEDDGMGYTLTDTTVWAGTSSPLEYRKHLEACYCISGTGAVVDSDGRTHDLEPGTMYALDQNDPHHLIAAPGEDLRLICVFSPALRGDERHALDEAAFSCY, from the coding sequence ATGATCATTCGCAAGCTTTCCGAGGTGGAGCCGGTCGCGTGGGGGAACGGGCTCAGCCACCGGTTCCTGGTCGAGGACGACGGCATGGGGTACACGCTCACCGACACGACCGTCTGGGCCGGGACCAGCTCCCCCCTGGAGTACCGCAAGCACCTCGAGGCCTGCTACTGCATCAGCGGCACGGGCGCGGTGGTCGACTCCGACGGCCGTACGCACGACCTGGAGCCGGGCACCATGTACGCCCTCGACCAGAACGACCCGCACCACCTGATCGCGGCGCCCGGCGAGGACCTGCGCCTGATCTGCGTCTTCTCGCCCGCGCTGCGCGGCGACGAGCGCCACGCGCTCGACGAGGCCGCGTTCTCCTGCTACTGA
- a CDS encoding acyl carrier protein, with protein sequence MDITQVIREFVVTEYLPDTPPDELEVDYDLFRNGVINSLDLLRLISWLKDHFGIPVDELDIVPENFRTVAAIRDFVDSALPAPAERTLK encoded by the coding sequence GTGGACATCACACAGGTGATTAGAGAATTCGTGGTGACCGAGTATCTTCCGGATACTCCGCCCGACGAGCTCGAGGTCGACTACGACCTTTTCCGCAACGGGGTGATCAACAGCCTCGATCTGCTGAGGCTCATTTCCTGGCTGAAGGATCATTTCGGTATCCCCGTCGACGAGCTCGACATCGTCCCGGAGAACTTCCGCACCGTGGCGGCCATCCGCGATTTCGTCGACTCAGCCCTGCCGGCACCAGCAGAACGGACACTCAAATGA
- a CDS encoding DMT family transporter: MSRRGWVLFALISVMWGIPYLLIKVAVSEVSVPVLVFARTAIGAALLLPLALRGGQLGMLRRHWRPVIAFAFLEILAPWWLLSDAERTLSSSTAGLLIAAAPILGVLLARMTGGEERLGRTRWAGMALGLVGAAVLAGPHLEGGSAWSITEVLLTVLAYALAPLIADRYLRDVPTIPLTAACLAFAALVYAPAAAWTWPTAMPSGSVLVALAGLGVLCTGLAFVVYVELIKEAGPSRALVSTYVNPAVAIAAGVLVLQEPLTALIVVSFVLILAGSVLATRAEGEVTPARELEDVRS, from the coding sequence ATGAGCCGCCGTGGCTGGGTGCTGTTCGCCCTGATTTCTGTCATGTGGGGAATTCCCTACCTGCTGATCAAGGTCGCGGTGAGCGAGGTGTCGGTGCCCGTGCTGGTCTTCGCCCGCACCGCCATCGGGGCCGCGCTGCTCCTGCCCCTGGCGCTGCGCGGCGGGCAGCTGGGGATGCTCCGGCGGCACTGGCGGCCGGTCATCGCGTTCGCCTTCCTGGAGATCCTCGCGCCCTGGTGGCTGCTGTCCGACGCCGAACGGACGCTGTCCAGCTCCACCGCCGGGCTGCTGATCGCCGCCGCGCCGATACTCGGCGTGCTGCTGGCCCGGATGACCGGCGGCGAGGAACGGCTCGGCAGGACCCGCTGGGCCGGGATGGCGCTCGGCCTCGTCGGCGCCGCCGTCCTGGCCGGGCCGCACCTGGAGGGCGGGAGCGCCTGGTCGATCACCGAGGTGCTGCTGACCGTGCTCGCCTACGCGCTCGCCCCGCTGATCGCCGACCGCTACCTGCGGGACGTGCCCACCATCCCGCTGACCGCGGCCTGCCTCGCCTTCGCCGCGCTCGTCTACGCCCCCGCCGCCGCCTGGACCTGGCCCACCGCCATGCCCAGCGGCTCGGTGCTGGTCGCGCTCGCCGGGCTGGGGGTGCTCTGCACGGGGCTGGCGTTCGTGGTGTACGTCGAGCTGATCAAGGAGGCCGGCCCGTCGCGCGCGCTGGTGTCCACGTACGTCAACCCGGCCGTGGCGATCGCCGCCGGGGTGCTCGTCCTCCAGGAGCCGCTGACCGCGCTGATCGTCGTCTCCTTCGTGCTGATCCTGGCCGGGTCCGTTCTGGCCACCCGCGCCGAGGGCGAGGTCACCCCGGCCAGGGAGCTGGAGGACGTACGGTCCTGA
- a CDS encoding AMP-binding protein, producing MTSDLLSGFIARTKNDPAAPALLTRTGTVAYGELAALAGHAQAELTTLPPGPVAVLAQKSPQAIALVLACLAAGRPVLLPPIDLGPVALRELCERAGCAQILATDAEQAEEHPDLVTRVITGGTDGPPLPQPAPVTAAHTAFVLTTSGSTGTPKLVPLSSGAVTRFTGWAGDAFGLGPGEVVLNYAPLNFDLCLLDIWATLRHGGCAALVDPGVAANPRHVRDFFAASQVTVVQGVPMLYQLLDEGAFPRVRHVIVTGDHAPASLRATLPKRFPNARYYNVYGCTETNDSFWHEFDAAEAAAPGPLPIGEPLPGVVAVYEHSADPQRAGAAELLVRTPFQTSGYLTSDPGTAAARFVTGADGRTYFRTGDLVRRDPDGRLFLVGRDDFQLKVRGVRVNPEQIERVLLEHDDVVEAVVVPARDGDEVRLTAFVRRAHTSGLSGLRLRAHCATRLPRAAIPSAIRLVEHPFPRTSTGKVDRKRIAA from the coding sequence ATGACATCTGACCTGCTTTCCGGATTCATCGCTCGGACGAAGAACGATCCCGCCGCGCCCGCCCTGCTGACCCGTACCGGGACGGTCGCCTACGGCGAGCTGGCCGCGCTGGCCGGGCACGCCCAGGCCGAGCTGACCACCCTGCCCCCCGGCCCCGTCGCGGTGCTCGCCCAGAAGTCACCGCAGGCGATCGCGCTCGTGCTGGCCTGCCTCGCCGCCGGCCGCCCGGTGCTGCTCCCGCCGATCGACCTGGGCCCGGTCGCGCTCCGCGAGCTGTGCGAACGGGCCGGCTGCGCGCAGATCCTGGCCACCGACGCCGAGCAGGCCGAAGAGCACCCGGACCTGGTCACCCGGGTCATCACCGGCGGCACTGACGGCCCGCCGCTGCCCCAGCCCGCACCCGTCACCGCCGCGCACACCGCCTTCGTCCTCACCACCTCCGGCTCGACCGGGACCCCGAAACTGGTCCCGCTCTCCTCCGGCGCGGTGACCCGCTTCACCGGCTGGGCGGGCGACGCCTTCGGCCTGGGGCCGGGCGAGGTGGTGCTCAACTACGCGCCGCTCAACTTCGACCTGTGCCTGCTCGACATCTGGGCCACGCTGCGGCACGGCGGCTGCGCCGCCCTGGTCGACCCCGGGGTGGCCGCCAACCCGCGGCACGTGCGCGACTTCTTCGCCGCCTCCCAGGTGACCGTGGTCCAGGGCGTGCCCATGCTGTACCAGCTGCTGGACGAGGGGGCGTTCCCGCGCGTACGGCACGTCATCGTCACCGGCGACCACGCGCCGGCGTCGCTCCGCGCCACCCTGCCGAAGCGGTTCCCGAACGCCCGCTACTACAACGTCTACGGCTGTACCGAGACCAACGACAGCTTCTGGCACGAGTTCGACGCGGCCGAGGCCGCCGCGCCCGGCCCCCTGCCGATCGGCGAGCCGCTGCCCGGGGTCGTCGCCGTGTACGAGCACTCGGCCGACCCGCAGCGGGCGGGAGCCGCCGAGCTGCTGGTCCGGACGCCGTTCCAGACCAGCGGTTACCTGACCTCCGATCCAGGTACGGCGGCCGCCCGGTTCGTCACCGGCGCCGACGGGCGCACCTACTTCCGCACCGGCGACCTGGTCCGCCGCGACCCCGACGGCCGGCTGTTCCTCGTCGGCCGGGACGACTTCCAGCTCAAGGTGCGCGGCGTCCGGGTCAATCCCGAGCAGATCGAGCGCGTCCTGCTGGAGCACGACGACGTCGTCGAGGCCGTCGTCGTCCCGGCCCGCGACGGGGACGAGGTCCGGCTCACCGCGTTCGTCCGCAGGGCGCACACCAGCGGGCTGTCCGGCCTGCGCCTGCGCGCGCACTGCGCGACCCGGCTGCCGCGGGCGGCCATCCCGTCGGCCATCCGGCTGGTCGAGCACCCGTTCCCGCGCACGTCCACCGGCAAGGTCGACCGCAAGCGCATCGCCGCCTGA
- a CDS encoding cation:proton antiporter: protein MAPVAPIGAHQLMIFLLQVGLLLLLALALGSLATRLKLPSVVGELLAGVLVGPSLLAHLAPDLQQWLFPAQAGQFHLLDAVGQLGVMLLVGLTGMHLDMGLVRRRAGTAAGVSVGGLVVPLGFGVAAGFLVPGALIPDGADTTVFALFLGVAMCVSAIPVLAKTLMDMKLIHRNVGQLSLTAGMIDDAFGWFMLSIVSAMAVHAVSAGTVLTSLACLVAIVVFALTVGRPLVRGSLRLAARSEGAGPTVATTVVLIVLAGAATHALGLEAVFGAFVMGILIGSAGKVDAAKLAPLRTVVLGALAPVFFATAGLRMDLTALGEPPVLLAGLAILAVAVVGKFLGVYAGAKLSRLNRWEALALGAGLNARGVIEVVVAMVGLRLGILSVEVYTMIILVAVVTSVMAPPILRLAMAKVERTADEELRETAYRAWEKQPSA, encoded by the coding sequence ATGGCTCCCGTTGCCCCCATCGGCGCCCACCAGTTAATGATCTTCCTGCTCCAGGTCGGCCTGCTGCTGCTCCTGGCGCTCGCGCTGGGCTCGCTCGCGACCCGGTTGAAACTGCCCTCCGTGGTCGGCGAGCTGCTCGCCGGCGTGCTGGTGGGGCCGTCGCTGCTGGCGCATCTCGCGCCGGACCTCCAGCAGTGGCTGTTCCCCGCGCAGGCCGGCCAGTTCCACCTGCTGGACGCGGTCGGGCAGCTCGGTGTCATGCTGCTCGTCGGGCTGACCGGCATGCACCTGGACATGGGGCTGGTCCGGAGGCGCGCGGGGACGGCGGCGGGAGTCAGCGTGGGCGGGCTCGTGGTGCCGCTCGGGTTCGGCGTGGCGGCCGGGTTCCTCGTTCCCGGAGCCCTGATCCCCGACGGGGCCGACACCACGGTGTTCGCGCTGTTCCTCGGGGTGGCCATGTGCGTCAGCGCCATCCCCGTGCTGGCCAAGACGCTGATGGACATGAAACTCATCCACCGCAACGTCGGCCAGCTCTCGCTCACCGCGGGCATGATCGACGACGCGTTCGGCTGGTTCATGCTGTCGATCGTCAGCGCCATGGCCGTGCACGCGGTGTCGGCGGGCACCGTGCTGACGTCCCTGGCCTGCCTCGTGGCGATCGTCGTGTTCGCGCTCACCGTCGGCAGGCCGCTGGTGCGCGGCTCGCTCAGGCTCGCCGCCAGGTCGGAGGGGGCCGGGCCCACGGTGGCCACCACGGTCGTGCTCATCGTGCTCGCCGGCGCGGCCACGCACGCGCTGGGGCTGGAGGCCGTCTTCGGCGCGTTCGTGATGGGCATCCTCATCGGCAGCGCCGGCAAGGTCGACGCCGCCAAGCTCGCGCCGCTGCGCACGGTGGTGCTGGGCGCGCTCGCCCCCGTCTTCTTCGCCACGGCGGGCCTGCGCATGGACCTGACCGCGCTGGGCGAGCCGCCGGTGCTGCTGGCCGGGCTGGCGATCCTGGCCGTCGCCGTCGTGGGCAAGTTCCTCGGCGTGTACGCGGGCGCCAAGCTGAGCAGGCTCAACCGGTGGGAGGCGCTCGCCCTCGGGGCCGGGCTCAACGCGCGCGGGGTCATCGAGGTCGTGGTGGCGATGGTGGGGCTGCGGCTCGGCATCCTGAGCGTCGAGGTCTACACCATGATCATCCTGGTGGCCGTCGTGACCTCGGTCATGGCGCCGCCCATCCTGCGGCTGGCCATGGCCAAGGTCGAGCGGACCGCCGACGAGGAGCTTCGCGAGACGGCCTACCGGGCGTGGGAGAAGCAGCCGTCGGCGTGA
- a CDS encoding alpha/beta fold hydrolase, with the protein MKRQIVLVPGPWMGAWCWEAVQERLRGHGHDAQAITLPGLASAREDVSHVGLETHVEAVMALLEERDLRDVVLAGHSYAGLVVGQVADRVPDRVAHTVFIEGFLPHDGRSMLHVFPERVRGSELRQIAGNSGRWPAPDASVVGDGQGLTARQAHSLARRFVGHPGRTLSDPAKLNRPLADQRATYVVCSMEHVRGRLSPDVDAMRMAPGWDFETLHTGHWPMISTPGPLADLLARIADGATTVPGAAGERRRTHEDA; encoded by the coding sequence ATGAAGAGACAGATCGTCCTCGTGCCCGGCCCGTGGATGGGAGCCTGGTGCTGGGAGGCGGTGCAGGAGCGCCTGCGCGGGCACGGCCACGACGCGCAGGCCATCACCTTGCCCGGGCTGGCCAGCGCCAGGGAGGACGTCTCGCACGTGGGCCTGGAGACCCACGTGGAGGCCGTCATGGCGTTGCTGGAGGAGCGGGACCTGCGTGACGTGGTGCTGGCCGGGCACAGTTATGCGGGCCTCGTGGTCGGCCAGGTCGCCGACCGGGTGCCGGACCGGGTGGCGCACACGGTGTTCATCGAGGGGTTCCTGCCGCATGACGGCAGGTCGATGTTGCACGTCTTTCCCGAGCGGGTGCGTGGCAGCGAGTTGCGGCAGATCGCCGGCAACTCCGGGCGGTGGCCGGCGCCGGACGCCTCCGTGGTGGGGGACGGGCAGGGGCTGACCGCGCGGCAGGCGCACTCGCTGGCGCGGCGTTTCGTGGGCCACCCCGGGCGCACCCTGTCCGACCCCGCCAAGCTGAACCGGCCGCTCGCCGACCAGCGTGCCACGTACGTCGTCTGCTCCATGGAGCACGTGCGCGGCCGGCTCTCTCCTGACGTGGACGCCATGCGCATGGCGCCCGGCTGGGACTTCGAGACCCTGCACACCGGGCACTGGCCGATGATCTCCACGCCGGGCCCGCTGGCGGACCTGCTGGCCAGGATCGCGGACGGCGCCACCACCGTGCCCGGGGCGGCGGGGGAGCGGCGGCGTACGCATGAGGACGCATGA
- a CDS encoding thioesterase domain-containing protein codes for MTGGQAAVLPDTEVLLPLRTTGAGVPLFCVHPLSGLGWCYAGLLPYLGRRPVYCLQARRPPACDLPAMVAGHLASIREVQPDGPYQLMGWSAGGSIAHAVACGLQREGADVGFLALLDSFPSTGEHPPPADPARDRLDLARTIASDLGARHHPGGPEDEAAPVLRRLARDRGLSERLLSELVETALATRAAVRRALPGTFRGDVLHLEAARESRGTLTPHAWARHIDGRLDVRRVDCRHVDMMRPGPLSVIGPVLAAELAGRNAGAAG; via the coding sequence ATGACCGGCGGACAGGCTGCGGTGCTCCCGGACACGGAGGTGCTGCTGCCGCTGCGGACGACCGGCGCCGGCGTGCCGCTGTTCTGCGTTCATCCGCTGTCGGGGCTCGGCTGGTGCTACGCGGGCCTGCTGCCCTACCTGGGCCGGCGCCCCGTGTACTGCCTTCAGGCGCGGCGGCCACCCGCGTGCGACCTGCCCGCGATGGTGGCCGGCCACCTCGCCTCGATCCGCGAGGTGCAGCCGGACGGGCCGTACCAGCTCATGGGCTGGTCGGCGGGCGGCAGCATCGCGCACGCGGTGGCGTGCGGGCTGCAGCGGGAGGGGGCGGACGTCGGCTTCCTCGCGCTGCTCGACTCCTTCCCGAGCACGGGGGAGCACCCGCCCCCGGCGGATCCCGCGCGTGACAGGCTCGACCTCGCCCGTACGATCGCGAGCGACCTCGGCGCCCGCCACCACCCCGGCGGCCCGGAGGACGAGGCCGCGCCCGTGCTGCGGCGCCTGGCCCGTGACAGGGGCCTGAGCGAGCGGCTGCTGTCGGAGCTCGTGGAGACCGCGCTCGCCACCCGCGCCGCCGTACGGCGGGCACTGCCCGGCACCTTCCGCGGCGACGTGCTCCACCTGGAGGCGGCCAGGGAGAGCAGGGGCACCCTGACGCCGCACGCCTGGGCCCGCCACATCGACGGCCGGCTCGACGTGCGCCGCGTCGACTGCCGGCACGTGGACATGATGCGGCCCGGCCCCCTCAGCGTCATCGGCCCCGTCCTCGCCGCCGAACTGGCCGGCCGGAACGCCGGCGCGGCTGGCTGA
- a CDS encoding glucose-1-phosphate thymidylyltransferase, translating to MKALVLSGGSGTRMRPLSHSMPKQLIPIANKPVLEHVLESLRELGVTEIGLVVGDRRAQIAEVVGDGSRFGAHVTYISQPRPLGLAHCVKLARRFLGDDDFVMYLGDCVLAGGIGPIAEEFRALRPAAQLVVRRVADPRAFGVAELDAAGAVLRVTEKPERPASDLVMVGVYFFTAAVHEAVEHITPGRRGELEITDAVQWMVDHQLEVRASVYDGYWTDAGRVDDVLDCNRRMLATQARGIAGQLDGISDVRGEVVIEPGARIVASTIEGPAIIGADTLIVDSHVGPNTSIGTGCVVRATRIADSIVLHGASIEEASLRGSLIGRFTTVAPGQAHHRLVVGDHTRIELTT from the coding sequence ATGAAGGCTCTGGTGCTGTCCGGCGGGTCAGGCACCCGCATGCGCCCCCTGAGCCACTCCATGCCCAAGCAGCTCATCCCGATCGCGAACAAGCCGGTCCTTGAGCATGTGCTGGAGAGCCTGCGCGAGCTGGGCGTGACCGAGATCGGTCTCGTCGTCGGCGACAGGCGGGCGCAGATCGCCGAGGTCGTCGGCGACGGCTCGAGGTTCGGGGCGCACGTCACCTACATCAGCCAGCCCAGGCCGCTGGGGCTGGCCCACTGCGTCAAGCTGGCCCGCCGCTTCCTCGGCGACGACGACTTCGTCATGTACCTCGGGGACTGCGTGCTGGCCGGCGGGATCGGGCCGATCGCCGAGGAGTTCCGCGCCCTGCGCCCCGCCGCGCAGCTCGTGGTGCGCCGGGTGGCCGACCCCCGGGCGTTCGGCGTGGCGGAGCTCGACGCGGCGGGCGCCGTCCTGCGCGTGACGGAGAAGCCCGAACGGCCCGCCAGCGACCTGGTGATGGTCGGCGTCTACTTCTTCACCGCCGCCGTCCACGAGGCCGTCGAGCACATCACGCCGGGACGGCGCGGCGAGCTGGAGATCACCGACGCCGTCCAGTGGATGGTCGACCACCAACTCGAGGTGCGGGCGAGCGTGTACGACGGGTACTGGACCGACGCCGGCCGGGTGGACGACGTCCTCGACTGCAACCGCAGGATGCTGGCCACGCAGGCCCGCGGCATCGCCGGCCAGCTCGACGGGATCAGCGACGTGCGCGGCGAGGTGGTCATCGAGCCCGGCGCGCGCATCGTCGCCTCCACGATCGAGGGGCCGGCGATCATCGGCGCGGACACCCTCATCGTGGACAGCCACGTCGGCCCCAACACCTCCATCGGCACGGGCTGCGTGGTACGCGCCACCCGCATCGCCGACTCCATCGTGCTCCACGGCGCCTCGATCGAGGAGGCCAGCCTGCGCGGCTCGCTCATCGGACGCTTCACCACCGTGGCGCCTGGACAGGCGCACCACCGGCTGGTGGTGGGCGACCACACCCGGATCGAGCTGACCACCTGA